In Humulus lupulus chromosome 7, drHumLupu1.1, whole genome shotgun sequence, the following are encoded in one genomic region:
- the LOC133789070 gene encoding auxin-induced protein 15A-like: protein MGFRFSSVVHAKQLIKRSFSNSKNVPKGYFAVYVGERRMKRFVIPVAYLNQPSFQELLSQAEEEFGFDHPMGALTIPCRENEFADLISRLNAY, encoded by the coding sequence ATGGGTTTTCGTTTTTCCAGTGTAGTTCATGCTAAGCAACTCATTAAGAGGTCCTTTTCTAATAGTAAAAATGTCCCAAAAGGCTATTTTGCAGTGTATGTtggagaaagaagaatgaagagatTTGTGATCCCTGTGGCATACTTGAATCAGCCTTCATTTCAAGAGTTGCTGAGTCAAGCTGAAGAGGAATTTGGATTTGATCATCCAATGGGAGCTCTTACAATTCCCTGCAGAGAAAATGAATTCGCCGATCTTATTTCTCGGTTGAATGCCTATTGA
- the LOC133789069 gene encoding auxin-responsive protein SAUR21-like translates to MAFGLSGFVQGKKTLQRSLSGNREATLKSSTIPKGYFAVYVGEDQKKRYVVPLSYLNEPAFQDLLSMAEEEFGYEHPMGGLTIPCREDIFIDITSQLN, encoded by the coding sequence ATGGCATTTGGATTGTCTGGTTTTGTTCAGGGTAAGAAGACTCTCCAAAGATCACTTTCAGGCAATAGGGAAGCAACTTTGAAGTCTTCAACCATTCCAAAAGGATACTTTGCTGTCTATGTTGGAGAAGATCAGAAGAAGCGCTATGTTGTACCTCTTTCGTACCTAAATGAGCCTGCTTTTCAAGACTTGCTAAGCATGGCAGAAGAAGAATTCGGATATGAGCATCCGATGGGTGGACTCACAATTCCATGCAGAGAAGACATCTTCATTGATATCACCTCACAGTTGAATTGA
- the LOC133792542 gene encoding putative disease resistance RPP13-like protein 1 — protein sequence MAAELVAGALLSASLQVLFQRLTSEGIPQLFHGKKLILDQLDELNTMLLSANALLIDAENKQLRNEEVRMWLFKLQDVIHEADDLVDRIDYEALRSKLEDVQSRSSASKILLQTLSNEDCWKLFTEHAFGNNVDLNDYQDLQEVVQSSVLSLSESSMKKVPDSICNLKQLRYLDLSYTEIKKLPYSICTLYNLQTLLLSWRKKPSLLPKNMGSLINLRYLDIEGVLLKDIRMWKVV from the exons ATGGCTGCTGAACTTGTTGCTGGTGCTTTACTCTCTGCTTCGCTTCAGGTCCTGTTTCAGCGATTGACTTCTGAGGGTATACCCCAGTTGTTCCATGGAAAGAAACTCATTCTGGACCAGCTTGATGAGTTGAACACTATGTTGTTGTCAGCTAATGCACTGCTGATCGATGCTGAGAACAAACAACTTCGAAACGAGGAGGTCAGGATGTGGCTTTTCAAGCTTCAAGATGTGATTCATGAAGCTGATGACTTGGTGGATAGGATTGACTATGAAGCTCTTCGATCTAAGCTTGAAGATGTTCAATCTAGGAGCAGCGCCAGCAAGATACTT CTGCAAACTTTGTCAAATGAAGATTGTTGGAAATTATTCACTGAACATGCTTTTGGAAATAATGTTGACCTCAATGACTACCAAGATCTTCAA GAAGTTGTTCAATCAAGTGTACTTTCCTTAAGTGAATCTTCAATGAAGAAGGTGCCCGATTCAATTTGCAATCTAAAGCAGTTAAGGTACTTGGACTTGTCTTATACAGaaattaaaaagttaccttattCAATTTGTACTTTGTACAATTTACAGACTTTACTGTTGTCATGGCGTAAGAAGCCTTCTCTATTACCAAAGAACATGGGAAGTTTAATAAACTTGCGATATCTAGACATTGAAGGTGTACTTTTGAAAGATATTAGAATGTGGAAAGTGGTTTAG
- the LOC133789068 gene encoding auxin-responsive protein SAUR21-like: MAFGLSGFVQGKKALRRSLSGNKEATLKSATIPKGCFAVYVGEDQKKRYVVPLSYLNEPAFQDLLSMAEEEFGYEHPMGGLTIPCREDIFIDITSLLN; the protein is encoded by the coding sequence ATGGCATTCGGATTGTCTGGCTTTGTTCAGGGCAAGAAGGCTCTCCGAAGATCGCTTTCAGGCAACAAAGAAGCAACTTTGAAGTCTGCAACCATTCCAAAAGGCTGCTTTGCTGTCTATGTTGGAGAAGATCAGAAGAAGCGTTATGTAGTACCTCTTTCGTACCTAAATGAGCCTGCATTTCAAGACTTGCTGAGTATGGCAGAAGAAGAATTCGGATATGAGCATCCAATGGGTGGACTCACAATTCCATGCAGAGAAGACATCTTCATTGATATCACATCTCTGTTGAATTGA
- the LOC133792544 gene encoding auxin-induced protein 15A-like translates to MGFRFPGVVHAKQLIQKPFSSAKDVPKGYLAVYVGKNKMTRFVIPVSYLNHHSFQELLCRAEEEFGFDHPMGALTIPCSEEAFINLVSSLNV, encoded by the coding sequence ATGGGCTTCCGTTTTCCTGGTGTAGTTCATGCTAAGCAACTTATTCAGAAGCCTTTttctagtgcaaaagatgttcCAAAAGGCTATTTGGCAGTTTATGTTGGGAAGAACAAAATGACAAGATTTGTGATCCCTGTGTCGTACTTGAACCACCATTCATTCCAAGAGTTGCTATGTCGAGCTGAAGAAGAATTCGGATTTGATCATCCAATGGGCGCTCTAACAATTCCCTGCAGTGAAGAAGCTTTCATCAATCTTGTCTCTAGCTTAAATGTCTGA
- the LOC133789071 gene encoding auxin-induced protein 15A-like, protein MGFRFSSVVHAKQLIKRSFSNSKNVPKGYFAVYVGERRMKRFVIPVAYLNQPSFQELLSQAEEEFGFDHPMGALTIPCRENEFADLISRLNAY, encoded by the coding sequence ATGGGTTTTCGTTTTTCCAGTGTAGTTCATGCTAAGCAACTCATTAAGAGGTCTTTTTCTAATAGTAAAAATGTCCCAAAAGGCTATTTTGCAGTGTATGTtggagaaagaagaatgaagagatTTGTGATCCCTGTGGCATACTTGAACCAGCCTTCATTTCAAGAGTTGCTGAGTCAAGCTGAAGAGGAATTTGGATTTGATCATCCAATGGGAGCTCTTACAATTCCCTGCAGAGAAAATGAATTCGCCGATCTTATTTCTCGGTTGAATGCCTATTGA
- the LOC133789067 gene encoding auxin-responsive protein SAUR22-like, which produces MAFGLSGFVQGKKTLRRSLSVNREATLKSSAIPKGCFAVYVGEDQKKRHVVPLSYLNEPAFQDLLSMAEEEFGFEHPMGGLTIPCREDIFIDITSQLN; this is translated from the coding sequence ATGGCATTTGGATTGTCTGGTTTTGTTCAAGGTAAGAAGACTCTCCGAAGATCACTTTCAGTCAATAGGGAAGCAACTTTGAAGTCTTCAGCCATTCCAAAAGGCTGCTTTGCTGTCTATGTTGGAGAAGATCAGAAGAAGCGCCATGTAGTACCTCTTTCGTACCTAAATGAGCCTGCATTTCAAGACTTGCTAAGCATGGCAGAAGAAGAATTCGGATTTGAGCATCCGATGGGTGGACTCACAATTCCATGCAGAGAAGACATCTTCATTGATATCACCTCACAGTTGAATTGA